In the Leptospira sp. WS4.C2 genome, one interval contains:
- the ilvD gene encoding dihydroxy-acid dehydratase has translation MTLNRYSRTLTQDESLPASQAMIIGSGVPYEDLNKPFIGIGSTGFDGNPCNMHLTTLSALQKKSVLDTKEMVGLLFNTIGVSDGITNGNDGMRYSLPSREIIADSIETIAGAHYYDGILFTAGCDKNMPGAIMAMARLNRPSIMVYGGTINGGNYKGEKLNIVSAFEAYGKKINGKITEDDFKEVIKNSCPGPGACGGMYTANTMATAIEVMGMSLPYSSSSPARSEEKKKECMNIGKYIYNLLEKDIKPSDIITPKSILNALRVVTILGGSTNAALHMIAIARTMGIPLDLEQIQKVTDTTPLLADMKPSGKYLMEDLHAIGGTPAIMKFMLREGLIDGSCLTVTGKTIAENLEGLPDLPHDQDLLRPVSNPIKKEGHIQVLYGNIAKKGAVAKITGHEGEMFEGKAICFDSEVEANTGIRDGKVKPGHVVVIRYVGPKGGPGMPEMLKPTSAIIGAGLGDNVALITDGRFSGGSHGFVVGHITPEAMEGGELAFVQDGDTILIDARTNKLELKISPEELEKRRAKWVKPPYRITSGYLWKYIQMVKDASTGCLTDR, from the coding sequence ATGACTTTGAATCGATATAGCCGCACTCTTACCCAAGACGAATCCCTTCCCGCTTCCCAAGCCATGATCATTGGTTCTGGAGTACCTTATGAAGATTTAAATAAACCATTCATTGGAATTGGAAGTACAGGATTTGATGGAAATCCTTGTAATATGCACCTTACCACACTTTCTGCTCTGCAAAAGAAAAGCGTGTTGGATACAAAAGAAATGGTGGGTTTACTTTTTAATACAATAGGTGTGAGTGATGGGATCACCAACGGAAACGATGGAATGCGTTATTCCTTACCTTCTCGGGAGATCATTGCCGATTCCATTGAAACCATTGCCGGTGCTCATTATTATGATGGAATTTTATTTACCGCAGGTTGTGATAAAAATATGCCGGGGGCTATTATGGCCATGGCAAGACTCAATCGACCCTCGATCATGGTGTATGGCGGAACCATCAACGGTGGAAACTACAAAGGGGAAAAATTAAATATTGTTTCTGCCTTTGAAGCTTATGGAAAAAAAATTAACGGTAAAATCACAGAAGATGATTTTAAAGAAGTGATTAAAAATTCCTGCCCGGGCCCTGGTGCTTGCGGCGGAATGTATACTGCAAACACAATGGCAACGGCCATCGAAGTCATGGGAATGAGTTTGCCTTATAGTTCCTCGTCTCCCGCACGCAGTGAAGAGAAAAAGAAAGAATGTATGAATATTGGAAAGTATATCTACAATCTTTTAGAAAAGGACATCAAACCATCCGACATCATCACTCCTAAATCCATTTTGAATGCCCTTCGAGTGGTAACCATTTTGGGTGGATCCACAAACGCAGCTCTCCATATGATCGCCATTGCAAGAACTATGGGTATCCCTCTCGACTTAGAACAAATTCAAAAAGTAACCGATACCACTCCACTCCTTGCGGATATGAAACCAAGCGGAAAGTATCTCATGGAAGACCTGCATGCCATCGGTGGAACACCAGCGATCATGAAATTCATGTTACGCGAAGGTTTGATTGATGGATCTTGTCTCACTGTGACAGGGAAAACCATTGCTGAAAACTTGGAAGGTTTACCAGACCTTCCGCATGACCAAGACTTACTTCGCCCTGTCAGTAACCCCATTAAAAAAGAAGGCCATATCCAAGTTCTCTATGGCAATATCGCCAAAAAAGGGGCCGTCGCAAAAATCACAGGCCACGAAGGTGAAATGTTTGAAGGAAAAGCCATCTGTTTTGATTCCGAAGTGGAAGCCAACACCGGAATTCGAGACGGGAAAGTGAAACCGGGTCATGTGGTTGTGATCCGTTATGTGGGCCCCAAAGGGGGACCGGGAATGCCCGAGATGTTAAAACCCACTTCTGCTATCATTGGAGCGGGTCTTGGGGATAATGTGGCTCTCATTACCGACGGCAGGTTTTCTGGGGGAAGTCATGGCTTTGTTGTGGGTCATATCACGCCAGAAGCTATGGAAGGTGGAGAATTGGCATTCGTCCAGGATGGGGATACTATCCTTATTGATGCCAGGACAAACAAACTCGAACTCAAAATTTCCCCAGAAGAATTGGAAAAACGTAGAGCCAAATGGGTGAAGCCACCCTACCGCATTACCTCTGGATATCTTTGGAAGTACATCCAGATGGTAAAAGATGCAAGTACGGGTTGCCTAACAGATCGTTAG
- a CDS encoding pirin family protein: protein MKHKSILYAQKLDFQWPTSDPFLFCVHHEDFYPKGNGKFGPDASLQGRQIGQDFAGKDGWRMYHGENIPGFPGHPHRGFETVTVVQRGLIDHADSQGAAGRYGDGDVQWMTAGAGIQHSEMFPLVNESGDNTLELFQIWLNLPAKNKFVNPHFKMFWNEDIPIKTITDGGGKKVKIKTVAGSLFGEKPLDPPPDSWAGDPKNEVGIYILDLDPDVSFVIPGSSKGNNRNLYYFRGEGMILDDVVVPGKHMYNLESNVEVTLKNGSEPGRILILEGKPIAEPVVQYGPFVMNKQEEIQQAFDDYRKTQFGGWPWDSYDPVHVGKGRFARHADGKEDLPA, encoded by the coding sequence ATGAAACATAAATCCATACTATACGCTCAGAAACTCGACTTCCAATGGCCTACATCGGACCCATTTTTGTTTTGTGTTCATCATGAAGATTTTTATCCCAAAGGGAATGGAAAGTTTGGGCCCGACGCTTCCTTACAAGGAAGACAAATCGGTCAAGACTTTGCAGGCAAAGATGGATGGCGGATGTACCACGGAGAAAATATCCCGGGGTTTCCAGGCCACCCCCATCGCGGATTTGAAACGGTTACTGTAGTCCAAAGAGGCCTCATTGATCATGCGGATTCCCAAGGGGCTGCGGGAAGGTATGGCGATGGTGATGTACAGTGGATGACGGCGGGTGCCGGAATCCAACATTCGGAAATGTTTCCTTTGGTAAATGAATCCGGCGACAATACTTTGGAGCTCTTTCAAATTTGGCTGAACCTTCCTGCAAAAAATAAATTTGTAAATCCGCATTTCAAAATGTTTTGGAACGAGGACATTCCTATAAAAACGATAACTGATGGTGGCGGTAAAAAAGTAAAAATCAAAACTGTCGCAGGATCGTTGTTTGGCGAAAAACCATTGGATCCTCCTCCAGATTCTTGGGCAGGAGATCCAAAAAACGAAGTGGGAATTTATATTTTGGATTTAGATCCTGATGTCAGTTTTGTGATTCCTGGAAGTTCCAAAGGAAACAACAGAAACCTATACTACTTCCGAGGAGAAGGTATGATCTTAGATGATGTTGTTGTCCCTGGTAAACATATGTACAATCTCGAATCCAATGTTGAGGTGACATTGAAGAATGGATCAGAGCCTGGTCGGATTTTAATTTTAGAGGGAAAACCCATTGCCGAACCTGTGGTGCAGTACGGACCCTTTGTGATGAACAAACAAGAAGAGATCCAACAAGCGTTTGACGACTATCGCAAAACGCAGTTTGGTGGTTGGCCTTGGGATTCCTATGATCCAGTACATGTTGGCAAAGGTAGGTTTGCCCGACATGCTGATGGAAAAGAAGATTTACCCGCTTAA
- a CDS encoding ATP-binding protein: protein MSLQPKTYEALLADLKRLEDENRMLKQSFIDTSSKHSNLIHALQFTQFSIDTISEAIVWLDEDGNYVFVNDAACKNYGYTKEELLSMKMFQVDPLFSVDRWNAHWQEILDRKSFTIETINKRKDGTPIPIEVTVNLVEYDGKQYNCAIIRDITEQKLGEDKLKQSAIRLAELNSTKDKFFSIIAHDLRGPLGTQREFTKILSEKDSHFSESERIHYLKMLEESSDLVYSLLENLLDWARSQSGNITFQPTSILFYDLVKRVIGLLNLSANKKKVNIANQIPKDLCIVADLFMIETVVRNLISNAIKYSNPKQKVVIGIESQETPIHSGPVVFFVQDEGVGMENEQIENLFRLDKKNSTLGTAHESGTGLGLILCKEFLEKHNGSVWVKSEPGNGSVFFFQLGQSTKN from the coding sequence ATGTCTCTACAACCCAAGACATACGAAGCCCTATTGGCAGATCTAAAACGTTTGGAAGACGAAAACCGAATGTTGAAACAGTCATTTATTGATACTTCATCGAAACATTCGAATCTCATCCATGCTCTCCAATTCACGCAGTTTTCCATTGATACAATTTCAGAAGCGATCGTATGGCTAGATGAAGATGGAAACTATGTTTTTGTAAATGATGCCGCTTGTAAAAACTATGGGTATACGAAAGAGGAATTACTTTCAATGAAAATGTTTCAAGTTGATCCGTTGTTTAGTGTGGATCGTTGGAATGCGCATTGGCAGGAAATTTTAGATCGCAAATCCTTCACTATCGAAACAATCAATAAAAGAAAAGATGGAACTCCTATTCCGATAGAAGTTACCGTAAACTTAGTAGAATACGACGGGAAACAATACAATTGTGCCATCATTCGCGACATAACGGAACAAAAACTTGGAGAGGACAAACTGAAACAATCGGCAATCCGATTGGCTGAGCTCAATTCAACCAAAGATAAGTTCTTTTCTATCATCGCACATGATTTACGCGGCCCTTTAGGAACCCAACGTGAATTTACCAAAATCTTAAGTGAAAAAGATTCCCATTTTTCAGAATCCGAAAGGATACATTATTTAAAGATGTTAGAGGAATCTTCAGATTTAGTTTATTCCTTACTGGAAAACCTATTGGACTGGGCTCGTTCCCAAAGCGGAAATATTACCTTCCAACCAACCTCTATTCTATTTTATGATCTTGTAAAAAGAGTGATCGGGCTTTTAAATCTATCTGCTAACAAAAAGAAAGTGAATATTGCAAACCAAATCCCGAAAGACCTATGTATAGTTGCTGATTTGTTTATGATTGAAACTGTGGTGCGAAATTTAATTTCCAATGCAATCAAATATAGTAACCCCAAGCAGAAAGTTGTGATCGGTATAGAATCACAAGAAACACCGATCCATTCAGGTCCCGTTGTATTTTTTGTCCAAGATGAGGGAGTAGGAATGGAAAACGAACAGATAGAGAATCTATTTCGTCTGGATAAAAAAAATTCAACACTGGGAACAGCTCACGAATCTGGAACTGGTCTTGGACTCATTCTATGTAAAGAATTTTTAGAGAAACATAATGGATCGGTTTGGGTAAAAAGTGAACCTGGAAACGGCTCTGTTTTCTTTTTTCAATTAGGACAAAGCACAAAAAATTGA